CCAGCATCCCAAGCTTCAGAACTAGCTCTTCTAGGAGCAATATTAGTTGCAAACGCGAgatttcttctctcctcctgTGCAGATCCTTCGTTTGAGCTCCCTTTACGTGACAGACTCCGCTCAGGTGGTTCAACTCCACCGAGTAAAACAGCCTTTTCTGGTATTGCCCATACCCCTGCTTTTTCGGTTAATACAACCCATGCACCATCTTCACCATCATCTGTAGAAGGAAATACTGAAGCATCTAGAACTTTTCCAGCATCATAAGGTAGATCAAATTGATAGAGTCGAGTAGAGTTTCCATAGTAATGGGAAACTGTTGCAGTTCCATCCTCAGAAAGTATGACTGCAGATCCAGACGGCTTGCCCCCTACACGCAGCTTCATGGAGAACAGGAAGTCTTCCTTTTCTACTCTTGCTTTCGGGATTATCACTTGGACGGGGgattttttctctaaaattgtTTCATGGATTGGTTCAACAGATTCTGAGATATTAATCCCAGATTTATATTGCATGGTCAGAAGTGAATACTGTGTGTAGCTTGAGCTGCTAACTCGGTCCTTACAAAATGTAGCAACAAGAATAGTAATAACTTTACCATGAGCATCTACCTGCACGTCTAGTGGCCAGATTCGCTTCTGACCAGCCAGATCCTTCTTGATACCCAAATCACCATCAGTGCCAATAATCTCATGAGACCAGAGCTTTGTAACATTTAAATCAGGagaaaaattaacaataaaacATTGTATCTCGTTATCTGTCAATAGAAAGAATTGCCTATTAGATTTCTCCAAAGAAAGAGATGAATGACGCCAAGTTAGTGACTTTGGATATCCTTTGCTCCTTATGGGACTGGGATTACCACTGTCATTGCTTTGGGAAGATGAACCGAGAATCTCTTGATAAATTTGCTTACGGTGAATTCCAGTAGGGCTGCACTGAAACTGCCAAAGCTCACCATTGGAACTAGATGCAAGCGCAATACATTTGTGCTGGGTATCAGGGACTGCAGAAGCAATCAACGAGTTAAAAGAGCTTGATCCAATTGAATTACTCCCAAGCCTGCTATGTTGCCACAGCTTGTTTGGAGTGATTTTCCCATTGCCAGGTGAAAAGTTTAACTCTGATCCGTCAGAAGATGCAAAACTGATAACAGGAGCAACATCTCCTTGAGCATAGATGTCTGGCCAGTATACAACAGCGCGAGTTTTCTGGTTACATAAAACAACACCAGCAGAGTTGCCCTGTTGTTTGCCCACACTCCTAAATGTGCCATGCCAATCCACAACACAGAGTAACCAACTGTTAGCATGATAGTTATTCCTGCTTACATCTCCATTTTCATCTGATGGGAGCTCGAGAACAACGCATTTTTTAGAAGCCACAGATGTCAAGTAACTCCAGATGAAGAGTTTGTTTCCACAGATAATCCAAGAAAGGGCTGTTCCCTTGTCCATTCCACCAAAAATGGATGCATCGCCTGCCACAGGAAATTCATGTATGACAAAATCCCTTAAAATGTTTTAGCCTTCAAAGAAGCTGAGAATGGTATAGTAAATACTGGAGACAACCATACTAACCAGGAACACACTTCTGCAAGAAACTTGCTTGTTCATCACGAACTACTTGAGGAAACTCTCCAACATATACAGGCTGAACTGGATCAATCTCATCCCCCTTCTCACTTTTCTTCAATTGTGGAATCCTGGAGGAAAAATAAACATTGACTACATTAGCAAACAGAACTctcctttttttatataggtaTTAGCAAATAGAACTCTATAACATCATGACTCCTTTTTCCACTTTAATTTTTTCGTCTTTATGCTCATAGGCTCCATTTGGACCAAGAAAAGGTATgagagaaagggaaaaaacttaagaagaaaaaataagctcaaactcaataattttttttccagtCCTTCTCCAAATTTATTCCTCTTTTAAATTCAGTATAAAGAATTTGTAAATGtataagcttcaaaataattctcattatatttcattttccttcctacatttttcttttcctttctctagTAGTTCGATCCAAATGAAGCCTAAAGCAAGCAGACACTTGATTCACaatcaaaccaaacataattattCCACCTCATTTCCACATTTCTCAAtaactatttctaaaaattttccaTACCTATTCCAAGCAAACAACCAAAGAACTTCAACAGTAGACTTACAACACTATACGAGAAAACACAACAATAATTTGATAATGCAGAATTCAAGCATTATCATGACCTTGAACCTAAGTCTGAGCTACATATCTGGATGTTAAATCCATAAACACGTGTATACTTCTGGAATAAGCAATAATGCATCTACAATTTACCTAATCAAGCCTCACTTCTGCAAATTCCAACAACTAATATATCTGAATTTCGAAACAACACCAAGAAATTCAACGAAATAAGATCATTAACTTCGGAAACAGCATGTGATTGGCAACAACGGTGATGCAACAAAACACAACGACATACAAAAAAATACCTGGCGTAGACCGATAAGCGAGAGGTCCATGGAGCGGGGGTGCCAGTGGAGGGGCGATGAGGGATTGAATTTTCGTTTAAAGATCTTCGATTCTCTGTGAGTGGAGTTATGGGAGAATTGGGCACTGCTTGCCCTAGATTTCGGTCTTTCCGGGAGCTGAAGTTGGGCCTCTTCGTCGCAGGAGAGAACATgggtagagagagagaaagattaGGGTTTAAGGGTTTTACAGTTTTCGAGTGTTAGGGTTTCGGAgatgaaaagaaatgaagatTTAGGGTTTATGGGTTCTGAGCTTGGGGGAGTGTTGGAGTGGGAGAGTTTGAATTGCTTTTTCGGAGAGAGGGTAGGTTCGGATCGGATGGGGTCGCGCCCATTAGGTGCGTACGTGTTCCTCCAACGATTTGGTGGGGACCCAGAAAAAATAATCAATCTGAACCGCTGATcggtgagaaaaaaaaaaaaaaaaaaacccaaaaagggCTGTTCTGGCTCTGATTTTGGATCCGACGGTTGAAAGTTCATCATTTTTACTTAGGGACTCAGAATTGACCCACTATAAGTATTTGGTGGGTGGATGGAAAATCAGTGTTGGAAGAAAATTTCAACCCTAACAAAAGGTATTGTAGATAGATactaaaaagtaattaattttcaaatatcaattttttgtacaatgaaatttcattaaaatgagatatttttttaattatgattaattattttaataatggaGTCGTATTTggtaacatttttctttcatattaaacatttttaaaatcataactCATAAGTTGTGTTCTTAAATTAGTCAAATAGATACGAAACTCTTTTCGAGCTTTAAAACTAGTTGTCGACTATTATTTTTCAACAAGACTAGACCAACCCGACCAAGTTGCAACTCAGAAGTCGAatacttttttctcatttttggagTTAGGAAGCTGTAAGAGCACAAGCGCATAACAACCTTCAATGGTAAATACAAATTTTGCAGAAGATTTGGGCATCATCATTCAATGTATTCATCTCCACAAAAACTTAAGAAGAGAGAATATACAACTACAACACCAACAggaataaattatataaaagggATTCATATAAGAGTTCTCCATAGAAGAACCAGCAGCAACACCTTTCCAGATTCAGGACAAAAAGAGTTCTTTCCTACTTTCTTTTTCTGTTCTCTAAGAATAAAAacaacattatatatatatatgagtacaCATTCAAGCTGAGGTTTCATCATGGTTCCAGCTTCAAGGAGACGACTCGTGACTGTCTGTTGCGCTTAGCCACCTTCACAAAGACTATTGAGAGGCAAGACGGAGCCCACCAGGGCCGACGGACCTTTTGCTCTCCTTTCAGGCAAGCCACTGGAGATGGGTTTATCGTCAGTAGCTAGAATATGATAACCATTTGTTTCTTAGTTTAAGATTGGTTTTGTTCAGACACAATCAAgtcaagaaaaggaaaagcaatGATGCTCCAGGATTTTTAATCATGGTCTCAGTAGTTAGTATGCATCTCATATTAGCATTAGTGAAATTATGTAGGGACCAACTATTTTCCAGGAAGCATCATTGCATAAGAATTGAAGGAACATACTTTCTTTGACTTGATTTTCAGAGGATTAGAAACCACCATCGACTTTTTTCACAAATGTTAAAGGGTGACAGCTTAATATCCACACATtctgagagagagaaagtgagggCACCTTTAATTCGCCTGAGTTCCTTGCACAGTGTGATGAAGTCTCCCCATTTCATATGGCACCGCCTTATAAACCGAAGAATCTGTTCAGTCGTGAACATTGACATGCCCTCCAAGTATTCTCCATTAACaccattttctttgaaaatttggcGGTAGCTTCCAAGGTTTATTCCTTCCAACCACAAACCAACATCCTGGGAAGAGCATAAAGAATGATGCAAGAGGCATGTCAATCATCTAAATACCAGTACTTTTCAAAACCATAAGCAGGtgaatatattgatagataTTCATAATGGCACAAAGTATGATTGTTTTTCCAAGAGTCCCAACAGCCCTATCACACATACATCTGTAAAGTTTGTAAATGGCTGATAATTGATAAATACACCTACAATTAGCATGAGAACTCTCACTCCAAATCTACACAAGGTCCTTTAGAAATCCATTAGTGAGTTTGTCACTAAGCTCAGGGTTTCATGAAAAGTTACCCATTGCCAGATACATTAGCGATTTGGAACAACTATATTACTGACATTTAACATTGTCATTGCTCAGCAAAAACAATCCATGTTCCGGCAAACCTTCAGAGTAATTAAAATCTTCTGCTGAATGCCCCCAGTCC
The window above is part of the Vitis riparia cultivar Riparia Gloire de Montpellier isolate 1030 chromosome 12, EGFV_Vit.rip_1.0, whole genome shotgun sequence genome. Proteins encoded here:
- the LOC117925856 gene encoding uncharacterized protein LOC117925856 is translated as MNKEHPPEPLDFFIWTVEDVGLWLEGINLGSYRQIFKENGVNGEYLEGMSMFTTEQILRFIRRCHMKWGDFITLCKELRRIKVACLKGEQKVRRPWWAPSCLSIVFVKVAKRNRQSRVVSLKLEP